A single genomic interval of Candidatus Eisenbacteria bacterium harbors:
- a CDS encoding efflux RND transporter periplasmic adaptor subunit, translating to MSTPKPRVVDVPPPGDPTPGVGPRFVPSRRRRRLVLGAILLVAAFLAHRLWSAGQAGESDGYVTATVDRGPIDQTVSATGTVNPVKTVQVGTYVSGPIIAIDVDFNSPVTKGQRVAKIDPASFAVKVRQSEANVANAVAKVQKDRADLALKKLLLDRNRTLLARELIAQNDLDTSQSNYDQALAQLALDEAAVKQAQASLEEAQVNLGYTEILSPVDGVVVSRNVDVGQTVAASFQTPTLFLIAEDLTKMQVDTNVSESDVGRTQVGQPATFTVDAYPGIPFHGVVSQVRNAPITVQNVVTYDVVLAVDNAGMELKPGMTANVSITTAHRDDVLRVPTRAFRFRTEQGGAPERSKQGKTTVQVVGPGETLRPVEIKAGIRDAQFAEVLGGDLHEGDVVAIGVRREESAAAPPAQPPGFAGARRRF from the coding sequence ATGAGCACGCCGAAGCCGCGCGTCGTCGACGTTCCCCCACCGGGCGATCCGACGCCGGGCGTCGGCCCGCGCTTCGTGCCCTCTCGCCGGCGCCGCCGCCTCGTCCTCGGCGCAATCCTGCTCGTCGCCGCGTTCCTGGCGCACCGGCTGTGGAGCGCCGGACAAGCGGGCGAGTCCGACGGCTACGTCACCGCGACCGTCGATCGCGGCCCGATCGACCAGACGGTCTCGGCGACGGGCACGGTCAATCCGGTGAAGACCGTCCAGGTGGGGACGTACGTCTCCGGCCCGATCATCGCGATCGACGTCGACTTCAACTCGCCCGTGACGAAGGGGCAGCGCGTCGCCAAGATCGATCCGGCCTCCTTCGCCGTGAAGGTGCGCCAGTCCGAGGCGAACGTCGCGAACGCCGTCGCCAAGGTGCAGAAGGACCGTGCCGACCTGGCGTTGAAGAAGCTGCTCCTCGATCGCAATCGCACGCTCCTGGCGCGCGAGCTGATCGCCCAGAACGACCTCGACACCTCGCAGAGCAACTACGACCAGGCGCTCGCCCAGCTCGCGCTCGACGAGGCCGCCGTGAAGCAGGCGCAGGCGAGCCTCGAAGAAGCCCAGGTGAACCTCGGCTACACCGAGATCCTCTCGCCGGTCGACGGCGTCGTCGTCTCGCGCAACGTCGACGTCGGACAGACCGTGGCCGCGAGCTTCCAGACGCCGACGCTGTTCCTCATCGCCGAGGACCTGACCAAGATGCAGGTCGACACGAACGTGAGCGAGTCGGACGTCGGGCGCACGCAGGTCGGCCAGCCGGCGACGTTCACCGTCGACGCGTACCCGGGCATTCCGTTCCACGGCGTGGTCTCGCAGGTCCGGAACGCACCGATCACCGTGCAGAACGTCGTCACCTACGACGTCGTGCTCGCGGTCGACAACGCGGGCATGGAGCTGAAGCCGGGCATGACCGCCAACGTCTCGATCACGACGGCCCATCGCGACGACGTCCTGCGCGTCCCGACGCGGGCGTTCCGCTTCCGCACCGAGCAGGGCGGCGCACCCGAGCGCAGCAAGCAGGGCAAGACGACCGTCCAGGTCGTCGGCCCGGGCGAGACCCTGCGCCCGGTCGAGATCAAGGCGGGAATCCGCGACGCCCAGTTCGCCGAGGTCCTGGGCGGCGACCTCCACGAGGGCGACGTGGTGGCGATCGGCGTGCGGCGCGAGGAGTCCGCCGCCGCGCCGCCCGCGCAGCCGCCGGGCTTCGCCGGTGCGCGGCGCCGGTTCTAG
- a CDS encoding ABC transporter ATP-binding protein has protein sequence MAPLLELRDVWKCYRLGDVEVQALRGVSTDVAAGEFVAIMGASGSGKSTFMNIVGCLDQPTRGTYRLGGARVSSLSSDERATIRNRQIGFVFQSFNLLPRTTALENVELPLVYAGVPFAEQHERARAVLAAVGLAGREHHHPSQLSGGQQQRAAIARALVNNPTLLLADEPTGNLDSEASREIMELFTMLHRDQGITIVLVTHEPDVAEYAERRLTFRDGRLVADTRREQRMRRLADEGGEA, from the coding sequence ATGGCCCCCCTGCTCGAGCTCCGCGACGTCTGGAAGTGCTACCGGCTGGGCGACGTCGAGGTGCAGGCGCTCCGCGGCGTGTCGACCGACGTCGCGGCGGGCGAGTTCGTCGCCATCATGGGCGCGTCGGGCTCCGGCAAGTCCACGTTCATGAACATCGTCGGCTGCCTCGATCAGCCGACCCGTGGCACCTACCGCCTGGGTGGCGCGCGCGTGTCCTCGCTCTCCTCGGACGAGCGCGCCACCATCCGCAACCGCCAGATCGGGTTCGTCTTCCAGAGCTTCAACCTCCTGCCGCGCACGACCGCCCTCGAGAACGTGGAGCTGCCGCTCGTGTACGCCGGCGTACCGTTCGCCGAGCAACACGAGCGGGCCCGTGCCGTGCTCGCGGCAGTGGGTCTCGCGGGACGCGAGCACCACCATCCGAGCCAGCTCTCGGGCGGGCAGCAGCAGCGCGCCGCGATCGCGCGCGCGCTCGTGAACAATCCGACGCTTCTGCTGGCCGACGAGCCGACGGGCAACCTCGACAGCGAGGCGAGCCGCGAGATCATGGAGCTGTTCACCATGCTCCACCGCGACCAGGGCATCACGATCGTGCTCGTGACGCACGAGCCGGACGTGGCCGAGTACGCCGAGCGGCGGCTCACCTTTCGTGACGGCCGCCTCGTCGCGGACACGCGCCGCGAGCAGCGCATGCGCCGGCTCGCCGACGAGGGGGGCGAGGCATGA
- a CDS encoding ABC transporter permease, protein MNVLWMTLATALRALRRNKLRSALTMLGIIIGVGAVITMVSIGRGADAAVQQQIQSLGNNLLMVVPGATTAGGVRSGYGGASTLTVADATAIARECPAVAEVSYIKRQIVQVVYGNENWSTSAQGATPAYQYVRDWPVAVGRFFDERDEAGANPVALLGQTVVDNLFGAGEDPVGATIRVKGVPFEVIGVLARKGQTSWGQDQDDVVLMPFATAERRVLGTQILGTVDMVFVSTLTAAEAPAAVKQITALLHDRHRIQPKQDDDFTVRNLSEVAEASRMASQVMTNLLLSVASISLLVGGIGIMNIMLVSVTERTREIGIRMAVGAKTWHILVQFLVEAIVVSTFGGAAGVLAGLGGTSLVARLAEWPTLLSGPAIAIAFSFSAAVGIVFGFYPAHRASRLDPITALRAE, encoded by the coding sequence ATGAACGTCCTCTGGATGACGCTCGCGACGGCGCTGCGCGCGCTGCGGCGCAACAAGCTCCGCTCGGCGCTCACCATGCTCGGCATCATCATCGGCGTCGGCGCCGTGATCACGATGGTCAGCATCGGCCGTGGGGCCGACGCGGCCGTTCAGCAGCAGATCCAGAGTCTCGGCAACAACCTGCTCATGGTCGTGCCCGGCGCCACGACCGCCGGCGGCGTGCGCTCGGGGTACGGCGGGGCCTCCACGCTCACCGTCGCCGACGCGACCGCGATCGCGCGGGAGTGTCCCGCCGTCGCGGAGGTCTCGTACATCAAGCGCCAGATCGTGCAGGTCGTCTACGGCAACGAGAACTGGTCGACGTCGGCGCAGGGCGCGACGCCCGCCTACCAGTACGTGCGCGACTGGCCGGTGGCCGTCGGTCGCTTCTTCGACGAGCGCGACGAAGCCGGCGCCAACCCGGTCGCCCTCCTGGGGCAGACGGTCGTCGACAACCTCTTCGGGGCGGGCGAGGACCCGGTGGGCGCCACGATCCGCGTGAAGGGCGTGCCGTTCGAGGTGATCGGGGTGCTCGCGCGCAAAGGGCAGACGAGCTGGGGGCAGGACCAGGACGACGTGGTGCTGATGCCGTTCGCCACCGCCGAGCGGCGCGTCCTCGGAACGCAGATCCTGGGGACCGTCGACATGGTCTTCGTCTCGACCCTGACCGCTGCCGAGGCCCCGGCGGCCGTGAAGCAGATCACCGCGCTGCTCCACGACCGCCATCGCATCCAGCCGAAGCAGGACGACGACTTCACCGTCCGCAACCTCAGCGAGGTCGCCGAGGCGTCCCGGATGGCGAGTCAGGTGATGACGAACCTGCTGCTCAGCGTCGCGTCGATCTCGCTGCTGGTGGGCGGGATCGGGATCATGAACATCATGCTGGTGTCGGTGACCGAGCGCACGCGCGAGATCGGGATCCGCATGGCGGTCGGCGCCAAGACGTGGCACATCCTGGTGCAGTTCCTGGTCGAGGCGATCGTCGTCAGCACGTTCGGCGGCGCGGCGGGCGTGCTCGCCGGGCTCGGCGGAACGAGTCTCGTCGCGCGCCTGGCGGAATGGCCGACGCTCCTCTCGGGTCCCGCCATCGCGATCGCGTTCTCGTTCTCGGCCGCCGTCGGGATCGTGTTCGGGTTCTACCCCGCCCACCGCGCCTCGCGGCTCGATCCGATCACGGCGCTGCGGGCGGAATGA
- a CDS encoding long-chain-fatty-acid--CoA ligase, which produces MLLLGDILRRHAAVRGDKTAYIIGADRVTYGAFHARSNQLARALARLGVRRGDRVAVMATNRVEYPVVYFAVLKLGAIVVPVNARFTADEVATVVHHAEAETFFVAPEFAALVGGLRTAGRLPLVRRVVSIAGGAELADAAPLAALAAAEPADDVAVAIDEHDPHVMLYTSGTTGSPKGTLLSHRSYFLQVTTSHLQLGMREDDVGLCMFPMFHMGGWSLPLGFWHTGATIVLMPRAEPRLLLETIERERVTYLYAVPTVWGSLLAVPDFDRFDLRSLRLLGGGTAAMTAAQVHRIRERFGCSDMAILYGSTEAGPVSVLRPCDTQRKPETVGRPYLDVDVRLVGERGETVGQGEVGEIAVRSEFTMRGYWRNAEETARTIRDGWVHTGDLGVFDAEGFLSVVGRRKEVIRSGGESIFPAEIERVLLAHAAVREASVVGIPDPHWGEAVVAAIVLRDAATLTADDVVAHVRQHLAGFKKPRHVFFLPELPRTAASQQVHKALLREIVLQLIPPAAP; this is translated from the coding sequence GTGCTGCTGCTGGGCGACATCCTGCGACGTCACGCCGCCGTCCGTGGCGACAAGACGGCCTACATCATCGGCGCCGACCGCGTGACGTACGGCGCCTTCCACGCGCGCTCGAACCAGCTCGCGCGCGCGCTCGCGCGGCTGGGCGTCCGGCGTGGCGATCGCGTCGCCGTCATGGCGACCAACCGGGTCGAATATCCCGTCGTCTACTTCGCGGTCCTGAAGCTCGGCGCGATCGTCGTTCCCGTGAACGCGCGCTTCACCGCCGACGAGGTCGCGACCGTGGTGCACCATGCCGAGGCGGAGACGTTCTTCGTGGCGCCGGAGTTCGCGGCCCTGGTGGGAGGGCTGCGCACGGCGGGCCGTCTCCCGCTCGTTCGTCGCGTCGTGTCCATCGCCGGCGGGGCGGAGCTCGCGGACGCGGCGCCGCTCGCCGCGCTCGCCGCCGCCGAGCCGGCCGACGACGTCGCCGTCGCGATCGACGAGCACGACCCACACGTGATGCTCTACACGAGCGGCACGACCGGATCGCCGAAGGGCACGCTGCTCTCGCATCGCAGCTACTTCCTCCAGGTGACCACCTCGCATCTCCAGCTCGGGATGCGCGAAGACGACGTGGGCCTCTGCATGTTCCCCATGTTCCACATGGGCGGCTGGAGCCTGCCGCTCGGCTTCTGGCACACGGGCGCGACCATCGTCCTCATGCCGAGGGCCGAACCGCGCCTCCTGCTCGAGACGATCGAGCGCGAGCGCGTGACCTATCTCTATGCGGTCCCGACGGTGTGGGGATCGCTCCTCGCCGTCCCCGACTTCGATCGCTTCGACCTCCGCTCGCTGCGGCTGCTCGGCGGCGGCACGGCCGCGATGACCGCGGCCCAGGTCCACCGGATCCGCGAGCGTTTCGGGTGCTCCGACATGGCGATCCTCTACGGGTCGACCGAAGCCGGGCCGGTGAGCGTGCTCCGACCGTGCGACACGCAGCGAAAGCCCGAGACCGTCGGTCGCCCGTACCTCGACGTCGACGTGCGGCTGGTCGGCGAGCGGGGCGAGACGGTCGGGCAGGGCGAGGTCGGCGAGATCGCGGTGCGCAGCGAGTTCACGATGCGCGGCTACTGGCGGAACGCGGAGGAGACGGCGCGCACGATCCGCGACGGCTGGGTGCACACCGGCGATCTCGGCGTGTTCGACGCGGAGGGGTTCCTGTCGGTCGTCGGCCGGCGCAAGGAGGTGATCCGCAGCGGCGGCGAAAGCATCTTCCCGGCCGAGATCGAGCGCGTGCTGCTCGCCCACGCCGCCGTCCGCGAGGCGAGCGTCGTGGGCATTCCCGATCCGCACTGGGGCGAAGCCGTCGTGGCCGCGATCGTGCTGCGCGACGCGGCGACGCTCACGGCGGACGACGTCGTGGCGCACGTGCGGCAGCATCTCGCCGGCTTCAAGAAGCCGCGCCACGTCTTCTTCCTGCCCGAGCTGCCCCGCACGGCCGCCTCGCAGCAGGTGCACAAGGCGCTGCTGCGCGAGATCGTCCTTCAGCTCATTCCGCCCGCAGCGCCGTGA
- a CDS encoding NAD(P)-dependent oxidoreductase has product MTRVAPRVLVQVRDTLARRIAEAVPDVEVVSIPSEGDLPPAVAGEVLLTMAWGAPNLAQVLARGVRWVHALGTGVDAFPMELLADQTLTCSRGGSAIPIAEWVLAVMLAFEKRLPDAWIHAVPEGGWSRQRLGTLNGKTLGLVGLGGIGTAVAERALPFGMRVRACRRSAAPAPLPGVEIVGTIAELVSGADHVVVAAPATAATRRALDRDVFAAMKRGVHLVNVARGAIVDQDALRAALEDGTVAMASLDAVLPEPLPEGHWMYTHPRVRLSPHVSWNMPEAAELLIEPFVDNLRRYRTGAPLTGVVDRAAGY; this is encoded by the coding sequence ATGACACGCGTCGCGCCGAGGGTGCTGGTGCAGGTCCGCGACACGCTGGCACGACGCATCGCCGAAGCCGTCCCCGACGTGGAGGTGGTGTCGATCCCGTCCGAGGGCGATCTGCCGCCGGCGGTCGCCGGCGAGGTCCTGCTGACGATGGCGTGGGGCGCCCCGAACCTCGCCCAGGTGCTCGCGCGCGGCGTGCGCTGGGTGCACGCGCTCGGCACCGGCGTCGATGCGTTCCCGATGGAGCTCCTGGCCGATCAGACGCTCACCTGCTCGCGCGGCGGGAGCGCGATCCCGATCGCGGAATGGGTGCTGGCGGTGATGCTCGCCTTCGAGAAGCGGCTTCCCGACGCGTGGATCCACGCCGTGCCCGAGGGCGGCTGGAGCCGGCAGCGGCTCGGCACGCTCAACGGGAAGACGCTCGGCCTCGTGGGTCTCGGCGGCATCGGCACCGCCGTCGCCGAGCGCGCGCTGCCGTTCGGCATGCGGGTCCGCGCCTGCCGCCGGAGCGCGGCGCCCGCGCCGCTCCCGGGCGTCGAAATCGTCGGCACGATCGCCGAGCTGGTCTCGGGCGCGGATCACGTCGTCGTCGCGGCCCCGGCGACGGCCGCGACACGCCGCGCGCTCGATCGGGACGTGTTCGCCGCGATGAAGCGCGGCGTTCACCTCGTGAACGTGGCGCGCGGCGCGATCGTCGACCAGGATGCGCTGCGAGCGGCCCTCGAGGACGGCACCGTCGCGATGGCGTCGCTCGACGCCGTCCTGCCCGAACCGCTGCCCGAGGGCCACTGGATGTACACGCACCCGCGCGTGCGCCTCTCCCCCCACGTGTCGTGGAACATGCCGGAGGCGGCCGAGCTGCTGATCGAACCCTTCGTCGACAATCTGCGTCGGTACCGCACCGGCGCCCCGCTGACGGGCGTCGTCGACCGCGCGGCGGGCTACTAG
- a CDS encoding SRPBCC family protein yields the protein MRREDLGFVARAPIVHVAEASLAAPRASVFGAFTEPRGWPAWFPGVRAASYTSPPPYGVGTIREALVSGTRWVEEMIAWDEGTRWAWTVLRASVPLAKAQVESFELADAADGGTRVRWTVAMEPRLIARLGAPLAGRTIARLLERAARNLETHLHVAPPAAPSVAAR from the coding sequence ATGCGCAGAGAGGACCTGGGATTCGTCGCCCGCGCGCCGATCGTGCACGTGGCCGAGGCCTCGCTCGCGGCGCCCCGCGCGTCCGTCTTCGGTGCCTTCACGGAGCCGCGCGGGTGGCCCGCGTGGTTTCCTGGCGTGCGCGCGGCGTCGTACACGAGCCCGCCGCCTTATGGCGTCGGGACGATCCGGGAGGCCCTCGTCTCCGGTACGCGCTGGGTGGAGGAGATGATCGCCTGGGACGAGGGCACGCGATGGGCGTGGACGGTGCTCCGCGCCTCGGTTCCACTGGCGAAGGCCCAGGTCGAGTCGTTCGAGCTCGCCGACGCTGCGGACGGGGGCACGCGCGTTCGCTGGACGGTGGCGATGGAGCCCCGTCTCATCGCGCGTCTCGGCGCGCCGCTCGCCGGACGCACGATCGCGCGCCTGCTCGAGCGCGCGGCGCGCAATCTGGAAACCCACCTGCACGTCGCGCCGCCTGCGGCGCCGTCGGTCGCCGCGCGATGA
- a CDS encoding TetR family transcriptional regulator, which produces MVKSTTRRAGRRAGRGRARSAADAPLTRERIVEVGLRLLAERGVEGLNMRALADALGTAPMSLYRHVRSKDDLVTAIVAQVLDRLELEIPERGPWTVRAAAWMHSLRNHLVASPAAVSILLHHGHYAPALLRATNTLLQILRDAGFDGPDAVRASREIMWSTLGFVSSEVRGPSFSPSFYAQAVRTGGAAEGLRSEDVAEIAAHMPYMLTRDLDDVFGAIVRHLLAGLAAELRERGVRDRGAVARGAGTR; this is translated from the coding sequence ATGGTCAAGAGCACCACGCGACGAGCTGGCCGGCGGGCGGGACGGGGGCGGGCACGCTCCGCCGCCGACGCGCCCCTCACCCGCGAACGCATCGTCGAGGTCGGCCTCCGCCTCCTCGCCGAGCGCGGCGTCGAGGGGCTCAACATGCGCGCGCTCGCCGACGCGCTCGGGACGGCGCCGATGTCGCTCTACCGCCACGTGCGCAGCAAGGACGACCTCGTGACCGCGATCGTGGCCCAGGTGCTCGATCGGCTCGAGCTCGAGATCCCCGAGCGCGGCCCGTGGACCGTCCGGGCCGCCGCGTGGATGCATTCGCTCCGCAATCACCTCGTCGCTTCGCCCGCCGCGGTCTCGATCCTGCTGCATCACGGGCACTACGCGCCGGCGCTCCTGCGCGCGACCAACACCCTGCTCCAGATCCTGCGCGACGCCGGCTTCGACGGGCCCGACGCCGTGCGCGCTTCGCGCGAGATCATGTGGAGCACGCTCGGCTTCGTCTCGTCGGAGGTTCGCGGCCCGTCCTTCTCGCCGTCGTTCTACGCCCAGGCCGTGCGCACCGGCGGCGCGGCCGAGGGGCTCCGGTCGGAGGACGTCGCCGAGATCGCGGCGCACATGCCCTACATGCTGACACGGGACCTGGACGACGTGTTCGGCGCCATCGTGCGCCATCTGCTCGCCGGCCTCGCCGCCGAGCTGCGCGAGCGTGGCGTGCGCGACCGCGGCGCCGTGGCCCGCGGCGCGGGAACGCGTTGA
- a CDS encoding 2-oxoacid:acceptor oxidoreductase family protein, producing the protein MEREIVFTGIGGQGIQLMAKVLAQAAADEGRHAMLFGVYHGAMRGSPSDSTLVIGDAPIEAPPIVPACWSVVAMHPRSLEPLLGKLRPDGLLFTNETLVPPPPHDGARLVPIPATRLAEEAGSPMGAGMIMLGGFVAHTTIVAMDRVVAAMRAALPAHRARMADANAALLARGADWARGPGAVAGGV; encoded by the coding sequence ATGGAGCGGGAGATCGTCTTCACCGGCATCGGCGGCCAGGGCATCCAGCTCATGGCCAAGGTGCTGGCGCAGGCGGCTGCCGACGAGGGCCGGCACGCCATGCTGTTCGGCGTCTATCACGGCGCGATGCGCGGCAGCCCGAGCGATTCGACGCTCGTAATCGGCGACGCGCCGATCGAGGCGCCGCCGATCGTGCCCGCGTGCTGGAGCGTCGTCGCCATGCACCCGCGGTCCCTCGAGCCGCTGCTCGGAAAGCTCCGGCCCGACGGACTCCTGTTCACGAACGAGACGCTCGTGCCGCCGCCGCCGCACGACGGCGCGAGGCTGGTGCCCATCCCCGCGACCCGGCTCGCCGAGGAGGCCGGCAGCCCCATGGGCGCCGGCATGATCATGCTCGGCGGATTCGTCGCCCACACCACGATCGTCGCCATGGACCGCGTCGTCGCCGCCATGCGCGCGGCGCTTCCGGCGCATCGCGCGCGCATGGCCGACGCGAACGCGGCGTTGCTCGCGCGCGGCGCCGACTGGGCGCGCGGCCCCGGCGCCGTCGCGGGAGGCGTTTGA
- a CDS encoding ferredoxin family protein produces MQATVTIDRELCKGCLLCIPVCPPKVLVMSEAVNRKGYRHPMLLEGCTGCELCAKVCPDFCFEVFRAPQEASAS; encoded by the coding sequence ATGCAGGCGACGGTCACGATCGATCGCGAGCTCTGCAAGGGCTGTCTCCTCTGCATCCCCGTGTGTCCGCCGAAGGTGCTCGTCATGTCCGAGGCGGTGAACCGCAAGGGATATCGCCATCCGATGCTCCTCGAGGGGTGCACCGGCTGCGAGCTGTGCGCGAAGGTGTGCCCCGACTTCTGCTTCGAAGTCTTCCGCGCGCCGCAGGAAGCGAGCGCGTCGTGA